CGGAGTAACCCATAGATAGTAAAGTTTCGATCAGTCGGATACCATAAATAGCACCACTTGCTCCTGTAATGCCAACCACGAAGTTTTTCGGTTTAGTAAGCGTCATTTGTTGAAATGCACCACCAAGTCAATCAAAGTGAAAGAGAACACTACGATGCTCAGCACGCCGTTCATAGTGAAAAAAGCTGTTTGCAAACGACTGAGGTCACTCGGAGATACAATATAATGCTCATAAAAAAGAATAATATAAGCGAGGATCATACCTGCTACATACCACCAGCTTAAATCCGTCAAAAACAGCAGCGACACGAATCCAATCGCCGTGAGAATGTGAAATACGCGGGCAATAACGAGCGCTCCTTGAACCCCAAACCGCACCGGAATGGATTTCAAGCCCTCTTTTAGATCAAACTCAACATCCTGACAAGAGTATATAACATCAAAACCAGCAGTCCAAAACACAATTGTGAAGTAAAATACCATTGAAGTCCAATTTACACTTCCGGTCACAGCCACCCAGCCGCCCAGAGGTGCAAGCGCAATGGTGAGGCCGAGGATAAGATGGCATGCCCATGTAAAGCGCTTAGTAAATGAATAAATAACAAGAAGGAATACAGCGATAGGTAAAAGTTTAGCTGATAAAGGATTCAGTTTAAAGGCTGCCCAAAAGAGTAAGAAAAACGAAATACCGATAAAAATGACAACTTCACCGATCTTGAGTAATCCTGCAGGAATCGCTCTTCCGGCTGTGCGTGGATTCTTAGCATCACTAATCCGGTCTATCAATCGATTCAGCCCCATAGCTGCACTGCGTGCTCCAAACATGGCGATTACAATCCAGCCAATTTGGCTCCAGGATGGAAGACTATCATTCATGACAACTGATCCGAGTAAAGCACCCATAAAGGCAAAGGGTAAAGCAAATACCGTATGTTCAAACTTAATCATTTGCAAAAAGATACCGATTTTCTTAAACATTCCCGTTCTCCTTGAGCCCAATATGTAATGCCGCGATGCCTCCGGTCAAGGGGAAGGATTCCACTTTTTGAAGTCCGGTTTCACGGAAAATAGTGGCTAGCTGCTCCCGGTCAGGGAACAATGCCAGTGATTCTGGCAGCCATTTATATTGCTCATACCTTTTTGCGAATAGCTTGCCAAGCAGAGGAAGTACACGCTGGAAATAAAAGAAATATACGCCTTTGAACGGCTGTTTCATCGGCTTGGAAAGCTCCAAACATACAACCATTCCACCAGGTTTTACTACCCGTTTCATTTCGTTAAGCACTTGAACAAGATCTGGCACGTTGCGTAGTCCGAATCCAATCGTTGCATAATCGAACGCATTGTCTTCAAAAGGCAGCTCCATAGCATTGCCTTGTACGAGCGAAATACGGTTCTGAAGCTTGCGCTCTTCAACCTTGCGGCGTCCTACTTCGAGCATACCTGCACTGAAATCCAGTCCGATCACATTACCAGTCTGTGTTGCTTCCGCCAAGGCGATGCTCCAATCACAGGTCCCACAGCATAAGTCTA
The window above is part of the Paenibacillus sp. FSL K6-0276 genome. Proteins encoded here:
- a CDS encoding UbiA-like polyprenyltransferase, which translates into the protein MFKKIGIFLQMIKFEHTVFALPFAFMGALLGSVVMNDSLPSWSQIGWIVIAMFGARSAAMGLNRLIDRISDAKNPRTAGRAIPAGLLKIGEVVIFIGISFFLLFWAAFKLNPLSAKLLPIAVFLLVIYSFTKRFTWACHLILGLTIALAPLGGWVAVTGSVNWTSMVFYFTIVFWTAGFDVIYSCQDVEFDLKEGLKSIPVRFGVQGALVIARVFHILTAIGFVSLLFLTDLSWWYVAGMILAYIILFYEHYIVSPSDLSRLQTAFFTMNGVLSIVVFSFTLIDLVVHFNK
- a CDS encoding demethylmenaquinone methyltransferase; protein product: MTMEKTTTAVGDNSKPKEQFVHSVFESIAGKYDLMNDILSFRRHKAWRKFTMKKMGMKRGDSAVDLCCGTCDWSIALAEATQTGNVIGLDFSAGMLEVGRRKVEERKLQNRISLVQGNAMELPFEDNAFDYATIGFGLRNVPDLVQVLNEMKRVVKPGGMVVCLELSKPMKQPFKGVYFFYFQRVLPLLGKLFAKRYEQYKWLPESLALFPDREQLATIFRETGLQKVESFPLTGGIAALHIGLKENGNV